One window of Gloeothece citriformis PCC 7424 genomic DNA carries:
- a CDS encoding PEP-CTERM sorting domain-containing protein, whose product MASQAAVIISPVSATASSEFSGDYDIGNTIDQSGLSIGFISGVTNFDAYIAQNPTHTTIAANFEWFTQENVVSATVNYDLGQTYLIDRLALWNEESSGIGSFDISVSTDNVNFTQIATGLVPFDNPLANYPAEIFSFGSVAARYVRFGISQCPQPNPGSFNGCGIGEVAFSVVPEPLTIMGTGAALGFGAFFKRKTSNKRKEHNSQIKA is encoded by the coding sequence GCATCACAAGCCGCTGTGATAATCAGTCCGGTATCGGCAACCGCAAGCTCTGAGTTTTCAGGTGACTATGATATTGGAAACACCATCGATCAATCCGGACTCAGTATTGGGTTTATCAGTGGAGTTACCAATTTTGATGCTTATATTGCTCAAAATCCGACACATACTACTATAGCGGCTAATTTTGAGTGGTTTACTCAAGAGAACGTAGTTAGTGCTACTGTTAACTATGACTTAGGTCAGACTTATCTTATTGATCGTCTTGCTCTTTGGAATGAGGAGAGTTCTGGCATAGGGTCGTTCGACATTTCAGTTTCAACTGATAATGTCAATTTTACTCAAATTGCAACTGGTCTAGTTCCGTTTGACAATCCTCTGGCTAATTATCCAGCAGAAATATTTTCTTTCGGTTCTGTTGCGGCTCGTTATGTGAGATTTGGCATTAGTCAGTGTCCACAACCTAATCCGGGTAGCTTTAATGGATGCGGTATCGGAGAAGTGGCTTTCAGCGTCGTTCCTGAACCCTTAACTATCATGGGAACTGGAGCAGCATTAGGCTTTGGGGCTTTTTTCAAGCGTAAAACATCCAACAAAAGAAAGGAACACAATAGCCAAATCAAGGCATAA